One Hirundo rustica isolate bHirRus1 unplaced genomic scaffold, bHirRus1.pri.v3 scaffold_225_arrow_ctg1, whole genome shotgun sequence DNA segment encodes these proteins:
- the OSTM1 gene encoding osteopetrosis-associated transmembrane protein 1 yields the protein MAPPWCVCRALLPALALALLGLAAAAGPRQTPALELAQELAEELWSAGLPGDLPELEPECRSLLGAFAEGSAALTGCLGRRARPVRLCQGCHGHYRRLLAQYDNIARAVGNSSESHNCAKSILTSDRLQIVVTLSEFFNETWEAANCANCLKNNSEGLSNSTEEFLDLFNKSLTCFEHNLQGQAIDLSPNNYTEVCKNCNETYTKLNDLYNHLQRMNRQGGESAHSAHLCIDVEDAMNITRKLWSRTFNCSLPCSDTVPVIAVSSFILFLPIVFYLSSFLHSKQKKRILILPKRIQSNANLVNIQEKYS from the exons ATGGCGCCGCCGTGGTGCGTGTGCCGGGCGCTGCTGCCGGCGCTGGCCCTCGCCCTCCTcggcctcgccgccgccgcggggccgcgccaGACCCCGGCGCTGGAGCTGGCGCAGGAGCTGGCGGAGGAGCTGTGGAGCGCGGGGCTGCCCGGCGACCTGCCCGAGCTGGAGCCCGAGTGCCGCAGCCTGCTGGGCGCCTTCGCGGAGGGCAGCGCGGCGCTGACGGGCTGCCTGGGCCGGCGCGCCCGCCCGGTgcggctgtgccagggctgccacGGCCACTACCGCCGCCTGCTCGCACAGTACGACAACATCGCCCGCGCCGTCGGG aATTCCTCTGAGAGCCACAATTGTGCCAAAAGCATCTTGACCTCAGACAGGCTGCAGATAGTTGTGACCCTTTCGGAGTTCTTCAATGAAACCTGGGAGGCAGCCAACTGTGCAA ATTGTTTAAAGAATAACAGTGAGGGATTATCAAATTCTACTGAAGAATTCCTGGACTTATTCAATAAATCTCTGACATGTTTTGAACATAACCTTCAG GGGCAAGCCATTGATCTATCACCAAATAACTACACAGAAGTGTGTAAAAACTGCAACGAAACCTACACAAAATTGAATGACCTGTATAATCACCTGCAGAGGATGAACAGGCAAGGTGGTGAATCTGCGCACTCCGCACACTTGTGTATCGACGTGGAAGATGCA atGAACATCACCCGGAAGCTTTGGAGCAGGACTTTCAACTGTTCTCTTCCCTGCAGTGATACAGTCCCAGTGATTGCAGTTTCATCCTTTATTCTCTTCCTACCTATTGTTTTTTATCTGAGTAGCTTCCTTCACTCAAAGCAGAAGAAACGGATACTCATTTTGC cCAAGCGCATCCAGTCAAATGCCAATCTTGTGAACAtccaagaaaaatacagctga